From Streptomyces sp. Tu6071:
CGGTCTTCCGGCGCAACACCTTCCGGGGATGAGCCGGGCCGCCTGCCTCGCCCCCGCGCCCCGCGCCGGGGACGGGACAGGCCGCCCGGCCCGCACCACCGCCTCCCGACAAGGAGCAGCCACCCCTTGGCTACCAACGACCCCAACACGCGCGCCGAGAACGACCTCACCACGAAGGTCGCGACGACCAAGACGCCCCCGCGCCTCAAGACCGCCCGCGCCTGGTGGACCCAGGCGTGGAACGAAGGCGGCATCCTGTACTCGCTGTGGGACGACGTCCGCCAGGCACCCGACGCCGGATGGCACGGCATGGCCAACTGGATCAAGACCGCCCTCGGCATGATCGCGTTCTCGTTCGTCGTGTTCCTCTTCACCGGCGCCGTCGACGTCCTGATGGACGCCGTGGACCACCTCCTGACCGCCGTGCCCACGGTCCAGATCAGCGACAACACCTCCAGCGGCGTGTGGGCCACGATCGACAACCCGATCCGCTCCTACATCGCCGCCCACAGCGCGGACCTGCCGATCAGCGGGGCCACCGTCTACACCCTGTGGCGGTTCACCGGCCTGTTCTGCCTGGTCGCCGGGTTCTTCACCCGCAACAACGGCGTCCGTCTGACCTGGACGGCCTGGGGCGCGGCAGGCATCGCGATGGTGTGGACGACCACCCCGGACACCAGCCGCACCGTCGCCACCGCCGTCGCCCTGCTGGCCTGGACGCTCGCCTCCGCCTTCGCACTGCGCGGCCTCAACCTGCGCCCCCGCGTGCTCACCAACATCGGCGCACCGCAGATCACCGTCCAGCCCGAGATCCACGTCCCCGTCCAGCCCGGCCCCGCTGACAACGACAACATCCGCCACCTGCGCTGATCCGGTCGCTCTGCCTGGTCACCGCCACCGACGCCCACGCATCCCGAGCGCCGGCCGCGGTGACCGGACAGGCCGCCCGGCCCACCCCACCCCAGCGTCGAAGGAGCCCCATGGCCCTCACCCTCTTCACCCGCCGCCCCGAGCCCGCCCCCACCGAGGAGGTCCTCCACCCCGCGCGCTGCCCCGAGACCGGTGAGTCCTGGACGCCCGAAGGCGTCACCGTCGCCGAGCGCTACTACAACCTCGCGGGCGCGGTTGTCCTCGTCTACACCGCCGACACCTCGACGAGCCCCGGCACCTACTACGCGGTCGCCTGCCTCGGCTGCCACTACGCCACCCGCCAGGACTCCACGTACGCGCGCTACACCCTGACCGCCGCCGCGAAGGTCGCCAACACGCACGCGAGCAGCTGCCGGGCACTGCCCCGCACCATCCCCGCCCGCCCCGACGACGACACCGTCCGCGAACGCCTGCACTCCTGGGTGCGCCGCGCCCGCCGCCAGGACGAGGGCGTCCAGATTTGGATCCGTGACCTGGACCTGATGCGCCTCACCCTCCAGCGCACCACCAAGTGGATCGAGGCCGTGCTTCATCAGCTGGCCGAGGACCAGCCGGACGTCCTCTGGATCGCGCACAGCCAGTACAGCGACGCCGTCGCCTACTCCGCCCGCCAGCTCCCGGAGGCCTGACGGTGCCGCCCGGTGACCGCGACCATCCCGCCGCGACCACGCCCGGCACCGTCCCGTCCGGCTGCTACTGGTGGACCGACCCGGACGGCGACCTGTGCCTGATGCCCGGCTGCATGGCCCGCCTCCAGGACCCGGACGCCGACTGCACCTGCCCCACCCTCCAGGCCCGGCTCCTGCGCCTCGAGAACAAGCAGCGCGAGCGCGAGGCCGCCGACCGCTACGCCCGCCGGTGGTGGGACGCGCTGTCCAACGCCGTCAAAGCCCACCCCGACGCGCAGAGCATCCTCGCCGACGCCCGCCGCCGCGCGGGCCGCTGACCGGTGCGGGACGGCCGCAGGCCCAGCGCCCGGCCGTCCCGGAGCCCCACCCCGCCCCGAACACCGGAGCCCTCATGCCCCTCACTCGTCATCGCCTCGACACGCTCGCCGCCCGGTTCGGCCGGCACCGCGCCCACACCACCACCCGCGCGATCGACAGCGCGCTCGCCGAACAGACCGAGACCGCGAACGCACAATTCGCCGACCACGCGGCGCTCGCCATCGCGAAGCACCCGACCGCGCTGTCCCTCCAGCCCTCCGTCCTCGACGTCCGAGACCGACTCCTCCTCGACCTCGCCCGCCTCGAAGGCGTTCTCGTCGGCGCCCGCCACCACAACCTGGACCCGCGCCTCACCGAGCTCATGGAGGCCGCCGTCGCGCAGGGACACCGGCTCAGCCGGACCCTCGCAGCCGTCGCCCACGGCACCACCGACCCCACCCCCACGCCGCCGCGTGTCCAGCACGCCGCCGCCGACCTTCCCGGCCCGCACAGCTGAGGGGCCTCCGTGTTGCCTCGGCCCTCCTCCAGGGCCGGGGCAGTGCGGTGGTCCCTCAGCCGCCTCACGCGAGGAGAAAACGTGTCCGACACACAGCTGCCCACCGATCACGTCCGCGCGCTGCACGAGTTCGCGCTCCACGCGCACATCCGCCTGTCCATGCGCATCCCGGCCGCCCCCGACCCGCAGACGATGTGGGCGTACGCCTCCGGGAGCGCTGCCGCGTGGAACCTGCACCGCACCCTCGCCGCCCTGGCCCAGACCGACCCGGACGGCGCCACAGCCCTCGCCGCCGCCCTGGAAGAGGAGGGCGAGTGGCCGGAGATGACCGACCCGTACGCGGCCGCCGAAGGCCTCGGCCTTCCCGTACAGGGCTGGATCGACGAGGAGTTCGCCCGCAAGGACGAGGAGCGCGCCACACGCGAGGCATCGAAGGTCCGCGCGGGCCTGCTCGCGGGCTTCCCGCCCGGCAGCCTCATCGTCTTCGTCGGGGCGCCCGCCGCAGGCAAATCGACTGCCGCGGCCCATTTCCCGCAGGCCTCCAGGATCTGCCTCGACACCTACCGCGGCCTGCTCACCGGCGACGAGGGCGACCAGAGCGCCAACGCGCAGGTCGTCGCGATGCAGGAGATCGTCCTCGACGCGCGCCTGGAACGCGGGCTGACCACCGTCGCCGACAGCACGAACACCGCCCCTACCGCGCGCACGTTCCTCGTGCAGCGTGCCCGCCACCACGGGCGTCTGGTGCACGCCGTGCTCTTCGACACCCCGCTCGAGGAATGCCTCGCCCGCAACGCGGCCCGCGAGCGCCGCGTGCCGGAGCACGTGATCCGCGCGAAGCACGCGCAGCTCCCGTCCCTCGACGAGCTCCTCGCCGAGGGCTTTGACACCGCAGCCCGTTGGAGCCCCCGATGAGCGGCACCCCGAACGCCAGGACCGGGCAGGGCTGGGACCGGGCGGACTTCCGGTGCGGGCGGTGCGGCGCCCGCCGCACCGCGACCACGGAACCCGAGTACACCGCCGTTGTCGCGGCTCACCAGCACGCGCACGCGCTGTGGGACCGGCTCACCCCCGCCGAGCGGCTCGCGCTCACCGAGGCCACCCGACTCGTCCTCGGCGATCTGCGCCTGAGCGCCGAGTGGCTCCACGTCGTCACCCTGCACGCCGAGCAGACCGCAAGGAAGGACCCGACCTTCTGATGAACGCCCTCGACCGCCTGATCACAGTGCTGCGCGAGCGCAGCACTGTCACGGACACCAACCCGCCACGCGGCTGGGTCGTCCTCCTCGCGCCCGACGGGAGCCACCTCGCCTACCTGCCCCTGGCCGCCCCCGACATCCTCCAGCTCGCCGAGGACTGCGGCCTCGACACCACCGGGGAGAGCGCGGACGCCGACCTGCTCTGGGACGCCCTCGACGACGCCGCCCCGCCCACCCTCCTCACCGGGGACTGGACAGCGCTGCTCCGCGTCCACGACGGCACCAGCACAGTCGACGAGATCCGCCTGACCGACACCGAGCTCACCGACCTCGCCACCCTCCTCGACGACAGCGCGCGCCGCCGCGCTGAGCGCGAGCAGCTGCACGCCGATCATCCCGAGCTCGTCGCCGAGGTCACCGCGATCGCGGCCTGGCCCGAGGACGAACTCTCCGCCGACATCACTGCGATCGCCGCCTGGCCGGAAGACGAGCTCGCCGCTGAAATCGAGGATCTCGCCCCGCGCAGTCAGAGCGACATCTGCGTGCTCTACGCCGAAGTCCTCGCCCACGGCCGCCGAGTGGCTGCGACCCGCGCCCTCGACGACTGGTTCGGCGCGGTCACCGACCCCAGCGACGAAGACCCCCGATAAGCACCCCGCTCACACCTCCCCTGTTCGGTCAACAAGCAAGGAGCGTCTCGTGCGCGTACACATCACCTCCTTCGGGCACCTCCACGGCCCCCGCCCCCAGGACGCGGACATCACCCTGGACCTGCGCCCGTTCCGCGACCCACACTTCGACCCGGCCCTGCGCGAACTGACCGCCCGCGACCGACGCGTCATCAAGACGGTCCTCACGACCCCCGGAATCCGCGAGCTGATCGCGGCGACCGTGGCGCAGGCCCGCGCCTATGCCGCCGCGCCCGCCGCCCGCGAGCGGACCCTGCACATCGCGGTCGGCTGCTCGGGGGGCCGACACCGCGCCGGTGTCACCGCCCACGTCCTCGGCCGACGCCTGCGCCGCCGCGGCCACACCGTCACCGTCGTCGACCGCGACTTACACCGCCCCGTCGTCGACCGCCCCGCCCCACGGTGACCCGTACGACATCCCCGCCACCACTTCCCCCGACCCCGCTCCTTGCGCCCGCCGACCCCTGGTCAGCGGGCGCTTCGCATACCCCTCGGAGGTCTTCTTCGTGCTGATCCCCCGCCCGCGCCGCCGGATCGGCCGCCCCCGCCCCCAGCGGCCCGGCCCCCGCTACCCGAAGCCGCCCCGCCCGCTCCCCGGCCCATGGAGCAGGTGATGCCCCGGGCCCGCCGGAAGCGCCGTCGCGAGGCCCGCCGCGTCCCGCGCAGCGACGCGCACCTGCCCGAGTACGACCGCGGGGACTGCCCCGAGGGCCTCCTCACCCGACGGCAGTTACGCGACCTGGGACTGAGCCCCGGCGGACACGGCCCGGTCGCGGTGCTGCGCTGCAAAGGCTGCGCCTACCGGCCCGACCAGGCGTGCAACCACCCCACCCGGGCCTGGCTCTACAGCGTGGCGCTCGCCCGACCGAAGCGCACGCCGACGCTCGCCCAGGAATGGGCCCTGGACAGAGCGATGGCCGCGAGGTCCACGTGCCCGGAATGCAAGCGCCGGTACTACTTCAGGTAGCGTCGCTCGGGCGTGACATAACGACGAACCAATGCCAGCAACTCAGCATCGTCGTGAGGATGGCGTATCACACTGGCGATCTTGCCTTGCCGCCTCGGAACAGAGCCAGTCCTCCCTTGCCCCGATGTGAATGAGTACGGCAGTTGGCACCTGTGCTGAAGTATG
This genomic window contains:
- a CDS encoding RRQRL motif-containing zinc-binding protein, which codes for MPRARRKRRREARRVPRSDAHLPEYDRGDCPEGLLTRRQLRDLGLSPGGHGPVAVLRCKGCAYRPDQACNHPTRAWLYSVALARPKRTPTLAQEWALDRAMAARSTCPECKRRYYFR
- a CDS encoding AAA family ATPase; the protein is MSDTQLPTDHVRALHEFALHAHIRLSMRIPAAPDPQTMWAYASGSAAAWNLHRTLAALAQTDPDGATALAAALEEEGEWPEMTDPYAAAEGLGLPVQGWIDEEFARKDEERATREASKVRAGLLAGFPPGSLIVFVGAPAAGKSTAAAHFPQASRICLDTYRGLLTGDEGDQSANAQVVAMQEIVLDARLERGLTTVADSTNTAPTARTFLVQRARHHGRLVHAVLFDTPLEECLARNAARERRVPEHVIRAKHAQLPSLDELLAEGFDTAARWSPR
- a CDS encoding RapZ C-terminal domain-containing protein, translating into MRVHITSFGHLHGPRPQDADITLDLRPFRDPHFDPALRELTARDRRVIKTVLTTPGIRELIAATVAQARAYAAAPAARERTLHIAVGCSGGRHRAGVTAHVLGRRLRRRGHTVTVVDRDLHRPVVDRPAPR